The nucleotide window CTTTTTTGTCCACAATTTAGACTTATTCTAAAAAAAGACTTGAACTAAAAACTTCCTAATTTAGACTAAGTCTAAATTAATAATAGATCCAGAAGATGAGCTGAGGGGCCCTCCCCCCTCTTGGGGAAATAGATATGGAAGATAAAAACGGAACTTCTGCCTGGGAGAAATACAAAACCACGATGTCCGCATCTTCAGACCGGAACTCTTTCGATCTAGCGAGAAGTGGAAACTTAGAGGATCTTTCGAGAAAGTTAGACTCTCTTAAAGATATCAACCTGAAAAATGAGAAGGGTCATAGCCTTCTCATGTTGGCCGCTTATTATGGCCAAGAAGGAACAGTTCGTTATTTATTGTCCCAAGGTGCTGATCCGAATTCAACGGATCTTTCCGGAAACTCCATATTGATGGGA belongs to Leptospira dzoumogneensis and includes:
- a CDS encoding ankyrin repeat domain-containing protein codes for the protein MEDKNGTSAWEKYKTTMSASSDRNSFDLARSGNLEDLSRKLDSLKDINLKNEKGHSLLMLAAYYGQEGTVRYLLSQGADPNSTDLSGNSILMGVSFKGYSNILKLLLEAGADPDYQNPKGQTALQFAEMFGRREICRILSQNTSQSSSTISFMRSWIRFFTQNALKGGRR